One segment of Luteolibacter arcticus DNA contains the following:
- a CDS encoding M42 family metallopeptidase — MAIDVALLSRICEAPGAPGFEKLIRELVLKEIQGLADEIRVDNMGNVVALKKGRSSAKRSMAAAHMDEIGFIVTHVDDKGFIRFNPLGGFDAKALTSQRVIVHGKKDIIGVMGAKPTHIMQPEDRNKPAKITDYFIDTGLPKKEVAKYVEVGNPVTRWSPLLEMGECVNVKSLDNRVCVFLLIEALRVLTKSRKKPAYDFYAVFTVQEEVGLRGANVSALEIKPDFGFGLDTTIAYDVPGSTPHERCTSLGEGAGIKIMDSSVICDYRMVAYMKKTADKHKIKWQPEILAAGGTDTAGLQRMVPGGSIAGAVSVPTRHIHQTIETVHRKDLQASIDLLVACVCELDKGDWSF; from the coding sequence ATGGCCATTGATGTCGCGCTGCTTTCCCGTATTTGTGAAGCCCCCGGTGCACCGGGATTTGAGAAGTTGATCCGCGAGCTGGTGCTCAAGGAAATCCAAGGCCTGGCCGACGAGATCCGCGTGGATAACATGGGCAACGTGGTCGCCTTGAAGAAGGGCCGCTCTTCCGCCAAGCGCTCGATGGCCGCGGCGCACATGGACGAGATCGGCTTCATCGTCACCCATGTGGATGACAAGGGCTTCATCCGCTTCAATCCGCTCGGCGGTTTCGACGCGAAGGCGCTGACCTCGCAGCGGGTGATCGTGCACGGCAAGAAGGACATCATCGGCGTGATGGGCGCGAAGCCGACGCACATCATGCAGCCGGAGGATCGCAACAAGCCGGCGAAGATCACCGACTACTTCATCGATACCGGCCTGCCGAAAAAGGAGGTCGCGAAATATGTCGAAGTCGGCAACCCGGTCACGCGCTGGAGCCCGTTGCTCGAGATGGGCGAGTGCGTGAACGTGAAGTCGCTCGACAACCGCGTGTGCGTCTTCCTGCTGATCGAGGCGCTGCGGGTGCTCACGAAGTCCCGCAAGAAGCCGGCCTACGACTTTTACGCCGTCTTCACCGTGCAGGAGGAAGTCGGCCTGCGCGGCGCGAATGTTTCCGCGCTGGAGATCAAGCCGGACTTCGGCTTCGGCCTCGACACCACCATCGCCTACGACGTGCCCGGCTCGACGCCGCACGAGCGCTGCACCTCGCTGGGTGAAGGCGCGGGGATCAAGATCATGGATAGCTCGGTGATCTGCGATTACCGGATGGTGGCCTACATGAAGAAGACCGCCGACAAGCACAAGATCAAGTGGCAGCCGGAGATCCTGGCGGCCGGTGGGACGGATACCGCGGGGTTGCAGCGGATGGTTCCCGGCGGCTCGATCGCAGGTGCCGTTTCCGTGCCGACGCGCCACATTCACCAGACGATCGAGACGGTGCATCGGAAGGACCTTCAGGCGTCGATCGATTTGCTGGTTGCCTGCGTGTGTGAGCTGGACAAGGGGGATTGGAGCTTCTGA